The following are from one region of the Variovorax sp. V213 genome:
- the rplX gene encoding 50S ribosomal protein L24, which yields MNKIRKGDQVIVLAGRDKGKRGTVSLRKDDSHLVVEGVNIVKKHAKPNPLKGTTGGIVEKTMPIHQSNVAIFNAATGKADRVGIKITQGADGKRVAVRVFKSSGDEIKFA from the coding sequence ATGAACAAGATTCGCAAAGGCGACCAGGTCATCGTGTTGGCCGGGCGCGACAAAGGCAAGCGCGGCACCGTCTCGCTGCGCAAGGACGATTCGCACCTCGTCGTCGAGGGCGTGAACATCGTCAAGAAGCACGCCAAGCCGAACCCCCTCAAGGGTACGACCGGCGGCATCGTCGAGAAGACCATGCCCATCCACCAATCCAACGTGGCGATCTTCAATGCCGCGACCGGCAAGGCCGATCGCGTGGGCATCAAGATCACCCAGGGTGCTGACGGCAAGCGCGTGGCTGTTCGCGTCTTCAAGTCCAGCGGCGACGAAATCAAGTTCGCCTAA
- the rplF gene encoding 50S ribosomal protein L6: MSRVGKMPITIPAGVDVSIKEDQISVKGTGGTLNLARNALVKVVSNDGKLNFEPANESREANAMSGTIRQLVNNMVVGVTKGFEKKLNLVGVGYKAAASNNKLNLQVGYSHPVNIDMPQGITVATATPTEIVIKGADRQRVGQIAAEIRAVRPPEPYKGKGIRYSDEKIVIKETKKK; encoded by the coding sequence ATGTCCCGAGTAGGAAAAATGCCGATCACCATCCCCGCAGGCGTGGATGTGTCGATCAAGGAAGACCAGATCAGCGTCAAGGGCACGGGCGGCACGCTCAACCTCGCACGCAATGCCCTGGTCAAGGTCGTCAGCAATGACGGCAAGCTGAATTTCGAGCCCGCCAACGAGTCGCGTGAAGCGAACGCGATGAGCGGCACGATCCGTCAGCTGGTGAACAACATGGTGGTTGGCGTGACCAAGGGCTTCGAGAAGAAGCTCAACCTGGTCGGCGTCGGCTACAAGGCTGCAGCCTCCAACAACAAGTTGAACCTGCAAGTCGGTTATTCGCACCCGGTCAACATCGACATGCCCCAAGGCATCACGGTGGCCACCGCGACCCCGACCGAAATCGTGATCAAGGGTGCTGACCGTCAGCGCGTTGGTCAAATCGCCGCTGAGATCCGCGCTGTTCGTCCGCCTGAGCCTTACAAGGGCAAGGGCATCCGTTATTCGGACGAGAAGATCGTGATCAAAGAGACCAAGAAGAAGTAA
- the rpsH gene encoding 30S ribosomal protein S8, whose translation MSMSDPIADLLTRIRNAQMVAKPTVSVPSSKVKIAISQVLKDEGYIDGFQVKTEDGKSELVITLKYYAGRPVIERIERVSRPGLRVYKASASIPQVQNGLGVAIVTTPKGVMTDRKARATGVGGEVLCYVA comes from the coding sequence ATGAGCATGAGTGATCCCATTGCCGACCTGCTGACGCGTATCCGTAACGCGCAGATGGTGGCGAAGCCCACTGTGTCGGTCCCGTCTTCCAAGGTGAAGATCGCGATCTCGCAGGTCCTGAAGGACGAGGGCTATATCGACGGTTTCCAGGTCAAGACCGAAGACGGCAAGTCCGAACTCGTCATCACCCTGAAGTACTACGCTGGCCGTCCGGTCATCGAGCGCATCGAGCGCGTGAGCCGTCCCGGCCTGCGCGTCTACAAGGCCAGTGCTTCCATTCCGCAAGTCCAGAACGGCCTCGGCGTTGCGATCGTCACGACCCCCAAGGGCGTGATGACGGACCGCAAGGCACGCGCTACCGGTGTCGGTGGCGAAGTGCTGTGCTACGTCGCCTAA
- the rplO gene encoding 50S ribosomal protein L15, which produces MELNGIKPADGAKHAKRRVGRGIGSGIGKTAGRGHKGQKSRAGGFHKVGFEGGQMPLQRRLPKRGFKSHLLKFNAEVTLTALEQLGLAEVDVLALKQAGLVGQLAKVVKVVKTGELTKAVKLTGVGATAGAKAAIEAAGGSVA; this is translated from the coding sequence ATGGAACTCAATGGCATCAAGCCGGCGGATGGCGCCAAGCACGCCAAGCGCCGTGTCGGCCGCGGTATCGGCTCCGGTATCGGCAAGACCGCAGGTCGCGGTCACAAGGGCCAGAAGTCGCGCGCAGGCGGTTTCCACAAGGTCGGCTTCGAAGGCGGTCAAATGCCGCTGCAGCGTCGCCTGCCGAAGCGCGGCTTCAAGTCGCACCTGCTGAAGTTCAACGCTGAAGTCACGCTGACTGCCCTCGAGCAGCTCGGCCTGGCCGAAGTCGATGTCCTGGCGCTCAAGCAAGCCGGCCTCGTGGGCCAGCTCGCCAAGGTGGTCAAGGTCGTCAAGACCGGTGAACTCACCAAGGCCGTCAAGCTGACGGGCGTGGGTGCAACCGCTGGTGCCAAGGCTGCGATCGAAGCAGCCGGCGGCAGCGTCGCCTGA
- a CDS encoding Dps family protein, translated as MAKESKTSKKTSSSSSSSSQGKVPKKGNALVAQESGSRNAPIINIGIERQDRAAIAEGLSRVLADTYTLYLTTHNFHWNVTGPHFNSLHAMFMGQYTELWGATDVLAERIRALGHYAPGSYAEFSKIATVPDVPQTPPKAMEMVRILVKGHETVSRIAREFIPVAEEAGDDPTADMLTARCTVHDQTAWMLRSLLED; from the coding sequence ATGGCAAAAGAATCGAAGACCTCAAAGAAAACATCATCGTCGTCGTCGTCCTCGTCGCAGGGCAAGGTGCCCAAGAAAGGCAATGCCCTGGTGGCGCAGGAGTCCGGCAGCCGCAACGCGCCCATCATCAACATCGGCATCGAGCGCCAGGACCGTGCCGCCATTGCCGAGGGCCTGAGCCGCGTGCTGGCCGACACCTACACGCTTTACCTCACGACCCACAACTTTCACTGGAACGTGACGGGGCCGCACTTCAACTCGCTGCATGCGATGTTCATGGGCCAGTACACCGAACTCTGGGGCGCCACCGACGTGCTCGCGGAACGCATTCGCGCGCTGGGCCATTACGCGCCGGGCTCTTACGCGGAGTTCAGCAAGATCGCCACCGTGCCGGACGTGCCCCAGACCCCGCCCAAGGCGATGGAGATGGTGCGCATCCTCGTCAAGGGCCACGAAACCGTGTCGCGCATTGCGCGCGAATTCATTCCCGTGGCCGAGGAGGCCGGTGACGACCCGACGGCCGACATGCTGACCGCACGCTGCACGGTGCACGACCAGACCGCCTGGATGCTGCGTTCGCTGCTCGAGGACTGA
- the rplE gene encoding 50S ribosomal protein L5 yields the protein MARLQQHYREKIAKDLTEKFGYKSPMQVPRLTKITLNMGVGEAVADKKVLDNAVADLTKIAGQKPVVTKSKKAIAGFKIRENQPIGCMVTLRGVQMYEFLDRFVTIALPRVRDFRGISGRAFDGRGNYNIGVKEQIIFPEIEYDKVDALRGLNISITTTAKTDEEAKALLAGFRFPFKN from the coding sequence ATGGCACGTCTCCAACAACACTATCGCGAAAAGATCGCGAAAGACCTGACGGAAAAGTTCGGCTACAAGTCGCCGATGCAGGTCCCCCGCCTCACCAAGATCACGCTCAACATGGGCGTGGGTGAAGCTGTCGCCGACAAGAAGGTTCTCGACAACGCTGTCGCCGACCTGACCAAGATCGCCGGCCAGAAGCCCGTGGTCACCAAGTCGAAGAAGGCCATCGCCGGTTTCAAGATCCGCGAGAACCAGCCCATCGGCTGCATGGTCACGCTGCGCGGCGTGCAGATGTATGAGTTCCTGGACCGTTTCGTGACCATCGCGCTGCCGCGTGTTCGCGACTTCCGCGGCATCTCCGGCCGTGCGTTCGACGGCCGTGGCAACTACAACATCGGCGTCAAGGAACAGATCATTTTCCCCGAGATCGAATACGACAAGGTCGATGCCCTGCGCGGTCTCAATATCAGCATCACGACGACGGCCAAGACCGACGAAGAAGCCAAGGCGCTTCTCGCTGGTTTCCGTTTCCCGTTCAAGAACTGA
- the ubiA gene encoding 4-hydroxybenzoate octaprenyltransferase — protein MLARRFALYLDLIRWNRPAGWLLLLWPTLGALWFAAEGWPGWRLLAVFVLGTILMRSAGCCVNDVADRDFDRHVKRTAQRPVTSGAVSVREALVLGAVLALLAFGLVLTTNRVTILWSFAALAITLVYPFAKRFVSVPQAVLGIAFSFGIPMAFAAVQSTVPVFAAWLLAGNLFWVLAYDTEYAMVDRDDDLKIGMKTSAITFGRFDVAAVMASYGVFLAVWAWAGASRGLGAVFFAAIGIAVAQAAWHWRLIRGRTRDGCFKAFRLNHWLGFTVFAGIAAGYALK, from the coding sequence ATGCTTGCCCGCCGTTTTGCGCTCTATCTCGACCTGATTCGCTGGAACCGCCCCGCGGGCTGGCTGCTGCTGCTCTGGCCCACGCTGGGGGCGCTCTGGTTTGCGGCCGAGGGCTGGCCGGGCTGGCGCCTTCTGGCCGTGTTCGTGCTGGGCACCATCCTCATGCGCAGCGCGGGCTGCTGTGTCAACGACGTGGCGGACCGCGACTTCGACCGCCATGTGAAGCGGACCGCACAGCGGCCGGTGACCAGCGGCGCGGTTTCGGTCAGGGAGGCGCTGGTGCTGGGCGCGGTGCTGGCGCTGCTGGCTTTCGGCCTGGTGCTCACGACCAATCGGGTCACCATCCTGTGGTCGTTCGCGGCGCTGGCCATCACGCTGGTCTATCCGTTCGCCAAGCGCTTCGTGTCGGTTCCGCAGGCGGTGCTGGGCATCGCCTTCAGCTTCGGCATTCCGATGGCTTTTGCGGCGGTGCAATCCACGGTTCCGGTGTTCGCCGCGTGGCTGCTCGCCGGCAACCTGTTCTGGGTGCTGGCCTACGACACCGAATACGCCATGGTCGACCGCGACGACGACCTCAAGATCGGCATGAAGACCTCGGCCATTACCTTCGGCCGCTTCGACGTGGCGGCCGTGATGGCAAGCTACGGCGTCTTTCTGGCCGTCTGGGCCTGGGCCGGCGCCAGCCGCGGCCTGGGGGCGGTGTTTTTCGCCGCCATCGGCATCGCCGTGGCGCAGGCCGCCTGGCACTGGCGGCTGATTCGCGGCCGCACCCGCGACGGCTGCTTCAAGGCCTTCCGCCTGAACCACTGGCTCGGCTTCACGGTGTTTGCCGGCATCGCGGCCGGCTATGCGCTGAAGTAG
- a CDS encoding esterase-like activity of phytase family protein yields MRTVNSGPIAPASPLRRGLLASAAAAAAGLGGLVGCGSPVIPSATAVRLRRVAEAYWPHRLNIQGTTAGGLSGIDYDTERSEYILLSDDRSDMDPARFYTAQWPAPWVQPPEPKSVVQLQRPGGGPWLARRRAEPRTPVPDPEALRLRPGAGTLLWTSEGDVARGFGPAFYESARDGRLLREFALPAMFNADVSQRRGPRDNLGLEGLALTPDGRHAWLAMENALIQDGPLPTTKAPGGPCRLTRMDLETGQATRQIAYVPDAIPLRPLIPGSYADNGISEVLMLDADRMLVLERAYATGAGNSLRLYEIDTRDATDVLESDTLAAGNHRPAAKTLVADFAQLGLSLLDNTEGMCWGPALPDGKRMLMVVSDDNFNPLQTTQFAAFEYTDRP; encoded by the coding sequence GTGCGCACCGTCAATTCAGGCCCCATAGCTCCCGCGTCTCCCCTGCGCCGCGGGCTGCTGGCCAGCGCGGCCGCCGCGGCGGCGGGGCTGGGTGGACTGGTCGGCTGCGGCAGCCCGGTGATCCCATCTGCCACGGCGGTACGGTTGCGCCGCGTGGCCGAGGCGTACTGGCCGCACCGGCTGAATATACAAGGCACCACGGCAGGCGGCCTCTCCGGCATCGACTATGACACGGAAAGAAGTGAGTACATCCTTCTCAGCGATGACCGGTCAGACATGGACCCCGCCCGTTTCTATACCGCGCAATGGCCGGCGCCTTGGGTTCAGCCGCCCGAACCGAAAAGCGTCGTGCAGTTGCAACGCCCCGGCGGCGGCCCCTGGCTCGCGCGCCGCCGCGCCGAGCCCCGGACGCCCGTGCCCGACCCCGAAGCACTGCGCCTGCGGCCGGGCGCCGGCACCCTGCTTTGGACCAGCGAAGGCGACGTGGCTCGGGGCTTCGGGCCCGCTTTCTACGAATCGGCGCGCGACGGCCGCCTGCTGCGCGAATTTGCCTTGCCGGCCATGTTCAACGCCGATGTGTCGCAGCGCCGCGGCCCGCGCGACAACCTGGGCCTGGAGGGCCTGGCGCTGACGCCCGACGGCCGCCACGCCTGGCTGGCCATGGAAAACGCACTGATCCAGGACGGCCCCCTTCCCACCACCAAGGCGCCAGGCGGCCCCTGCCGGCTGACCCGGATGGACCTGGAAACCGGCCAGGCGACGCGCCAGATTGCCTATGTTCCCGACGCGATCCCGTTGCGGCCGCTGATTCCCGGCAGCTACGCCGACAACGGCATCAGCGAGGTCCTGATGCTCGATGCCGACCGCATGCTGGTGCTGGAGCGCGCCTATGCCACGGGCGCCGGAAACTCGCTGCGCCTCTACGAGATCGATACCCGCGACGCCACCGACGTGCTGGAGAGCGATACGCTGGCCGCGGGGAACCATCGCCCCGCGGCGAAGACGCTGGTCGCCGACTTTGCCCAGCTCGGCCTTTCGCTCCTGGACAACACCGAAGGCATGTGCTGGGGGCCGGCGCTGCCGGACGGCAAGCGCATGCTGATGGTGGTGAGCGACGACAATTTCAACCCGCTGCAGACAACCCAGTTCGCGGCATTCGAATACACCGACCGACCATGA
- the rpsN gene encoding 30S ribosomal protein S14 gives MAKASLIQRELKRDKLVAKYAAKHAELKAISNDVKKSDEERAAARLGLQKLPRNANPTRQRNRCEITGRPRGTFRQFGLARAKIRELAFNGDIPGVTKASW, from the coding sequence GTGGCTAAAGCATCTTTGATCCAGCGCGAACTCAAGCGCGACAAGCTGGTCGCCAAGTACGCTGCGAAGCACGCGGAACTGAAGGCAATTTCCAACGACGTGAAGAAGAGCGACGAAGAGCGCGCTGCTGCCCGCCTGGGCCTGCAAAAGCTCCCGCGCAACGCGAACCCCACGCGTCAGCGCAACCGCTGCGAAATCACCGGTCGCCCCCGTGGCACCTTCCGTCAATTCGGTCTGGCCCGCGCCAAGATCCGCGAACTGGCTTTCAATGGCGACATCCCCGGTGTCACCAAGGCCAGCTGGTAA
- the rplR gene encoding 50S ribosomal protein L18 — translation MLTKKAQRLRRSRQTRIRIATQGVARLTVNRTNLHIYATVISDDGTKVIATASTAEAEVRTALGGSGKGGNAAAATAIGKRIAEKAKAAGVEKVAFDRAGFAYHGRVKALADAAREAGLQF, via the coding sequence ATGTTGACCAAAAAAGCACAGCGTCTTCGCCGCTCGCGCCAGACCCGCATCCGCATCGCGACGCAGGGCGTGGCCCGTCTGACGGTGAACCGCACCAACCTGCACATCTACGCCACCGTCATCTCCGACGACGGCACCAAGGTGATCGCCACCGCATCGACGGCCGAAGCCGAAGTGCGCACCGCACTCGGCGGCTCGGGCAAGGGCGGCAATGCCGCCGCTGCAACGGCCATCGGCAAGCGCATCGCCGAAAAGGCGAAGGCTGCCGGCGTCGAGAAGGTCGCCTTCGACCGCGCAGGTTTTGCGTACCACGGCCGCGTCAAGGCGCTGGCCGATGCGGCTCGCGAAGCCGGTCTGCAGTTCTAA
- the rpsM gene encoding 30S ribosomal protein S13 has translation MARIAGINIPPHKHAEIGLTAIFGIGRTRARQICEASGIEYSKKIKDLTDADLEKIRDQIALFTIEGDLRRETTMNIKRLMDIGCYRGFRHRRGLPMRGQRTRTNARTRKGPRKAAQSLKK, from the coding sequence ATGGCACGTATTGCTGGCATCAACATTCCGCCGCACAAGCACGCTGAAATCGGCCTGACCGCCATCTTCGGCATCGGTCGCACGCGCGCCCGTCAAATCTGCGAAGCGAGCGGCATCGAATATTCGAAGAAGATCAAGGATCTGACCGACGCCGATCTCGAAAAGATCCGCGACCAGATCGCTCTCTTCACCATCGAAGGCGATCTGCGTCGCGAGACGACGATGAACATCAAGCGTTTGATGGACATCGGCTGCTATCGCGGCTTCCGTCACCGTCGCGGCCTGCCGATGCGCGGCCAGCGCACGCGCACCAATGCCCGCACCCGCAAGGGTCCGCGCAAGGCTGCGCAGTCCCTGAAGAAATAA
- the rpmJ gene encoding 50S ribosomal protein L36, with product MRVSASVKTICRNCKVIRRKGVVRVICTDPRHKQRQG from the coding sequence ATGAGAGTTTCGGCTTCGGTCAAAACCATCTGCCGTAATTGCAAGGTCATCCGCCGTAAAGGTGTGGTGCGTGTGATTTGCACCGACCCGCGCCACAAGCAGCGCCAGGGTTGA
- the rplN gene encoding 50S ribosomal protein L14, whose amino-acid sequence MIQTESRLEVADNTGAKSVLCIKVLGGSKRRYASVGDVIKVSIKEAAPRGRVKKGEIYSAVVVRTAKGIRRADGSLVKFDGNAAVLLNAKLEPIGTRIFGPVTRELRTEKFMKIVSLAPEVL is encoded by the coding sequence ATGATCCAAACTGAATCCCGGCTCGAAGTGGCCGACAACACAGGCGCGAAGTCCGTCCTGTGTATCAAGGTGCTCGGTGGCTCCAAGCGGCGTTATGCCAGCGTGGGCGACGTCATCAAGGTCAGCATCAAGGAAGCCGCTCCGCGTGGTCGCGTCAAGAAGGGCGAGATCTACAGCGCAGTGGTGGTCCGCACCGCCAAGGGCATCCGTCGCGCCGACGGCTCCCTGGTCAAATTCGATGGCAACGCAGCCGTGTTGCTCAACGCCAAGCTGGAGCCTATCGGCACCCGCATCTTCGGACCGGTGACGCGCGAGCTGCGCACCGAAAAGTTCATGAAGATCGTGTCGCTGGCCCCCGAAGTTCTGTAA
- the rpsE gene encoding 30S ribosomal protein S5, whose protein sequence is MAKIQARTQNEGPEDGLREKMIAINRVTKVVKGGRILGFAALTVVGDGEGRVGMGKGKSKEVPAAVQKAMEEARRNLAKISIKNGTLHHRVTGHHGAASVVMIPAPKGTGIIAGGPMRAVFEVMGITDIVAKSHGSSNPYNMVRATLDGLKNSTTASEVAAKRGLTVEEIFA, encoded by the coding sequence ATGGCAAAGATTCAAGCAAGAACGCAGAACGAAGGCCCTGAAGACGGTTTGCGCGAGAAGATGATCGCGATCAACCGCGTCACCAAGGTGGTGAAGGGTGGTCGTATCCTCGGTTTCGCAGCACTGACCGTCGTGGGCGACGGCGAAGGCCGCGTCGGCATGGGCAAGGGCAAGTCGAAGGAAGTGCCTGCTGCCGTGCAAAAGGCGATGGAAGAGGCCCGCCGCAACCTGGCCAAGATCTCGATCAAGAACGGCACGCTGCATCACCGCGTGACGGGTCACCATGGCGCCGCCTCGGTTGTCATGATCCCCGCCCCGAAGGGTACCGGCATCATCGCCGGCGGCCCGATGCGCGCCGTGTTCGAAGTCATGGGCATCACCGACATCGTGGCCAAGAGCCATGGTTCGTCGAACCCCTACAACATGGTTCGCGCCACGCTCGACGGGTTGAAGAACTCGACGACCGCGTCCGAAGTGGCTGCCAAGCGCGGCCTGACCGTCGAAGAAATCTTCGCCTGA
- the proC gene encoding pyrroline-5-carboxylate reductase yields the protein MTIAVTFLPRTGPAPLPPIAFIGGGNMASAIIGGLIKQGTPADAFEVVEPFEEARRKLAQSFGIHAHAEAGEALSRCAVVVWAVKPQTFADAAQPVRPFAEHALHLSVAAGIPSGSIARWLGSERVVRAMPNTPALVGQGMTGLYARAGVDAADRALVGQLLAPTGELLWVDDEAALDAVTAMSGSGPAYVFYFIEAMTEAGIEMGLSPDQAQRLAIGTFTGASALAHSATEPPSVLRERVTSKGGTTYAALTSLEGADVKAKFKTAIRAAQKRAAELGEEFGKA from the coding sequence ATGACCATTGCCGTCACATTCCTGCCCCGCACCGGCCCGGCGCCGCTCCCCCCCATTGCCTTCATCGGCGGCGGCAACATGGCCAGCGCCATCATTGGCGGACTCATCAAGCAAGGCACGCCCGCCGACGCCTTCGAGGTGGTCGAGCCTTTCGAGGAGGCTCGCCGGAAGCTGGCGCAGTCCTTCGGCATCCATGCGCACGCCGAGGCCGGCGAGGCCCTTTCGCGCTGCGCCGTGGTGGTGTGGGCGGTCAAGCCGCAGACTTTTGCGGACGCCGCCCAGCCGGTGCGCCCGTTCGCCGAACACGCGCTGCACCTGAGCGTGGCGGCAGGCATTCCATCGGGCAGCATTGCGCGCTGGCTCGGCAGCGAACGCGTGGTGCGCGCCATGCCCAACACCCCCGCGCTGGTCGGCCAGGGCATGACCGGCCTCTATGCACGCGCCGGGGTGGACGCCGCCGACCGCGCCCTGGTCGGGCAGTTGCTGGCACCGACCGGCGAACTGCTCTGGGTCGACGATGAAGCCGCGCTCGACGCGGTCACGGCCATGTCCGGCTCGGGCCCTGCCTATGTGTTCTATTTCATCGAGGCCATGACCGAAGCCGGCATCGAAATGGGCCTGTCGCCCGACCAGGCCCAGCGGCTGGCCATCGGCACCTTCACCGGGGCCTCGGCACTGGCGCACAGCGCCACCGAACCGCCGTCGGTGCTGCGCGAACGCGTGACCTCGAAGGGTGGAACGACCTACGCGGCGCTCACTTCGCTCGAGGGGGCCGACGTCAAGGCGAAGTTCAAGACCGCGATTCGCGCGGCGCAGAAACGGGCCGCCGAGCTGGGCGAGGAATTCGGCAAAGCCTGA
- the rpmD gene encoding 50S ribosomal protein L30, producing the protein MTTQQQTLKVQLVKSPIGTKESHRATVRGLGLRKLNSVSELQDTPAVRGMINKISYLVKVL; encoded by the coding sequence ATGACGACGCAACAACAAACCCTCAAGGTGCAATTGGTCAAGAGCCCGATTGGCACCAAGGAATCGCATCGCGCGACCGTGCGTGGCCTCGGCCTGCGCAAGCTCAACAGCGTGAGCGAGCTGCAAGACACCCCGGCGGTGCGCGGCATGATCAACAAGATCAGTTATCTGGTCAAAGTTCTGTAA
- the secY gene encoding preprotein translocase subunit SecY — protein sequence MATNAATIAKTGKFGDLRRRLVFLLLALVVYRIGAHIPVPGINPDQLAALFQGQQGGILSLFNMFSGGALSRFTVFALGIMPYISASIIMQLMTYVLPTFEQLKKEGEAGRRKITQYTRYGALGLALFQSFSIAVALESSAGLVIAPGFGFRLTAMVSLTAGSMFLMWLGEQITERGLGNGISILIFAGIAAGLPNAIGGLASLVTTGAMNPIIALFIIAVVVLVTYFVVFVERGQRKILVNYARRQVGNKVYGGQSSHLPLKLNMAGVIPPIFASSIILLPATVVGWFSTGEGGFRWIKDIAGALRPGEPIYVLLYAAAIVFFCFFYTALVFNSKETADNLKKSGAFIPGIRPGDQTARYIDKILVRLTLAGAVYITFVCLLPEFLILKYNVPFYFGGTSLLIIVVVTMDFMAQVQNYMMSQQYESLLKKANFKTS from the coding sequence GTGGCAACTAACGCGGCAACGATCGCAAAAACAGGCAAGTTCGGCGACCTCCGTCGTCGGCTCGTCTTTTTGCTGCTCGCGCTCGTGGTCTACCGGATCGGCGCGCACATTCCTGTGCCGGGTATCAACCCGGACCAGCTGGCTGCGTTGTTCCAGGGCCAGCAGGGCGGCATCCTGAGCCTGTTCAACATGTTCTCGGGCGGGGCGCTGTCGCGCTTCACCGTGTTCGCGTTGGGGATCATGCCGTACATCTCGGCGTCGATCATCATGCAGCTGATGACCTACGTGCTTCCGACCTTCGAGCAATTGAAGAAGGAAGGCGAGGCCGGCCGCCGCAAGATCACGCAGTACACGCGCTACGGCGCGCTGGGCCTGGCCCTGTTCCAGTCGTTCAGCATTGCAGTGGCCCTCGAATCGTCGGCCGGCCTGGTCATCGCTCCCGGTTTCGGCTTCCGCCTGACCGCGATGGTGAGCCTCACGGCAGGTTCGATGTTCCTGATGTGGCTCGGCGAGCAGATCACCGAACGCGGCCTGGGCAACGGCATCTCGATCCTGATCTTTGCAGGTATCGCGGCCGGTCTGCCGAACGCCATCGGCGGCCTCGCTTCGCTGGTGACCACCGGTGCGATGAATCCGATCATTGCGCTCTTCATCATCGCGGTCGTGGTGCTTGTCACCTACTTCGTGGTGTTCGTCGAACGCGGCCAGCGCAAGATCCTCGTGAACTATGCGCGGCGCCAGGTCGGCAACAAGGTGTATGGCGGCCAGTCGTCGCATCTGCCCTTGAAGCTGAACATGGCCGGTGTGATTCCGCCGATCTTCGCCTCGTCGATCATCCTGCTGCCCGCGACGGTGGTCGGCTGGTTCAGCACCGGCGAAGGTGGTTTCCGCTGGATCAAGGACATTGCCGGCGCACTGCGCCCGGGCGAACCGATCTATGTGCTGCTGTACGCTGCCGCGATCGTTTTCTTCTGCTTCTTCTACACGGCGCTCGTGTTCAACAGCAAGGAAACGGCCGACAACCTGAAGAAGAGCGGTGCCTTCATTCCGGGCATTCGTCCGGGTGACCAGACCGCTCGCTATATCGACAAGATTCTGGTTCGCCTGACGTTGGCTGGCGCGGTGTACATCACCTTCGTCTGCCTGCTGCCCGAGTTCCTGATCCTGAAGTACAACGTGCCGTTCTACTTCGGTGGTACCTCCCTGCTGATCATCGTGGTCGTCACGATGGACTTCATGGCCCAGGTGCAAAACTACATGATGTCCCAGCAGTACGAATCGCTGCTGAAGAAGGCCAACTTCAAGACATCGTAG